From Bacillaceae bacterium S4-13-56:
TGGAGCCTGTAGTTTGTGTGACAGGTCAGCATCGGGAAATGCTTGATCAGGTGCTTAAGGCTTTTGATGTTGTTCCCGATTATGATCTTTCCATCATGAAATCTAAGCAAACTTTATTTGATGTAACTATAAGTATTTTGGAAAAAATGAAGGCAGTCCTTGAAGAAGTCAAGCCAGATGTGGTCCTCGTCCATGGGGATACATCGACTACTTTTGTTACTTCCTTGGCGTGTTTTTATCTGCAAATTCCCGTTGGACATGTGGAGGCTGGCTTAAGAACTTACAATATTTACTCTCCTTACCCTGAGGAATTTAATCGACAAGCAGTAGGTATTGTAGCCAAATATCATTTTGCTCCTACCGAAGTTTCTAAGGAAAACCTTGTGAAAGAGGGGAAAAATTCTTCTGACGTTTATGTCACAGGGAATACCGCCATCGATGCCTTGAAGACCACTGTTAATGAAGGCTATACTCATGATCAATTGGATTGGGCGTCGGACAGCAAGTTAATCATGATTACAGCTCATCGAAGGGAAAATCTGGGAGAACCGATGAGAAATATGTTCCGGGCAATAAAACGAATTGTCGATGAACAACCTGATATTAAAGCAATATATCCTATCCATATGAATCCTGTTGTACGTGAAGCTGCTAACGAAATCCTTGGGAATAATGATCGAATAAGAATAATTGAACCACTGGATGTTCTTGACTTTCACAACTTTCTATCAAGGTCCCATCTCATTTTAACTGACAGTGGGGGCATTCAAGAGGAAGCACCAAGTTTAGGCAAACCTGTTCTTGTCATGAGAGATACGACTGAAAGGCCAGAAGGAATAGCTGCTGGTACATTAAAACTAGTCGGTACTGAGGAAGAAAATATTTATAAAACATTCAAACTCCTTCTTGAAGATCAAGAAGAATACAAAAAAATGAGTCAAGCCAGCAACCCATACGGTGATGGACTAGCTAGTAAGAGGATTGCTGATATTTTGGAAAGTAAATAAACGATTAAGTCCCCGGATTATCAGAAAAGTAGATAATTCGGGGATTTTGTATTAACAATAAACTGAACAATTCCCATTACCCATCTCACTAACAAAATCTTAATCAACACGCACCAACAACATAACTAAACCTCTCTACTTGGCAGTGTACTGCTGATTGTTTTCGTGATAAAATTGTTTAAAGTTTAGGCATCTTGCTGCGGGAAGGAAAGCATATGGAGCTGTTGAAATTGTTAGGGCAAATAGGGATTT
This genomic window contains:
- the wecB gene encoding UDP-N-acetylglucosamine 2-epimerase (non-hydrolyzing), whose protein sequence is MIVKKKVMLVFGTRPEAIKMCPLVKELKTREKLEPVVCVTGQHREMLDQVLKAFDVVPDYDLSIMKSKQTLFDVTISILEKMKAVLEEVKPDVVLVHGDTSTTFVTSLACFYLQIPVGHVEAGLRTYNIYSPYPEEFNRQAVGIVAKYHFAPTEVSKENLVKEGKNSSDVYVTGNTAIDALKTTVNEGYTHDQLDWASDSKLIMITAHRRENLGEPMRNMFRAIKRIVDEQPDIKAIYPIHMNPVVREAANEILGNNDRIRIIEPLDVLDFHNFLSRSHLILTDSGGIQEEAPSLGKPVLVMRDTTERPEGIAAGTLKLVGTEEENIYKTFKLLLEDQEEYKKMSQASNPYGDGLASKRIADILESK